The sequence below is a genomic window from Neomicrococcus aestuarii.
GGAGCCTCGTGTAGCGATGCTGTCCTACTCCACCGGTACTTCTGGTTCCGGAGGTGCGGTGGATGACGTGCGCGCGGCGACCGAACTGGTGCGTGATTTGGCCCCGGATTTGGCGGTGGATGGTCCTATTCAGTACGACGCCGCTGTGGATGCGTCGATCGGTGCGTCTAAGTTGCCGGGTTCCTCCGTCGCGGGACAAGCCACCGTGTTTGTGTTCCCCGATCTGAACACTGGCAACAACACCTACAAGGCGGTCCAGCAGTCTGCTGGCGCCGTGGCTGTTGGCCCGATCTTGCAGGGCCTCAACAAGGCCGTTAATGATCTCTCGCGCGGCTGCACCGTGGAGGACATCGTCAACACCGTTGCCATCACGGCTATCCAAGCTCAGGAGTCCTAATGCTCATTCTGGTCATCAATTCCGGTTCGTCTTCCCTGAAGTATCAGGTTCTGGACACTGCTACAGACGAGGTTCTGACGTCCGGACTCGTGGAACGCATCGGCGCTTCCGAGATCAAGGATCACGGCCAGGCACTTGACCTGGTCGCGGAAAGCGTGAGCGAGATCTTGGGCGATCGTGAGATCGATGGCGTTGGGCACCGCGTTGTTCACGGCGGCGAACGCTTCTCCAAGCCAGTGCTGATAAATCCCGAAATCACGCGAGCCATCGAACGTCTAGCTCCCCTTGCACCGCTGCATAATCCGGCCGCGGTCCTAGGCATTCGGGCAATCACCGCTAAGTGGCCGCACTTGCCGCAGGTTGCTGTCTTCGACACCGCCTTCCACCGCACAATGCCCGAACACGTCTGGCGTTACGCGGTTCCCGACGAGCTGTACTCGCGCTATGGCGTCCGCCGATACGGATTCCATGGCACTAGCCATGACCTTGTCACCGGGCTGGCCGCCGACTACCTGGGTATCGATCGCCAAAACTTCAACGCCGTCATTTGCCATCTCGGAAACGGTGCGTCCGCTACGGCCATCAAGAACGGCGAGTCCGTGGACACTTCCATGGGGTACACGCCTCTTGAAGGGCTCGTCATGGGGACCCGTTCAGGAGACCTTGACCCGTCTATCGTGACCCAGCTGGTCATGCGTGGGGCTTTCACGGCGGCGGAACTGGACACCATCCTGAACAAGCAGTCCGGTCTCTTGGCGTTAGCTGGCGATGCAGACATGCGTGCGGTTACGGAAGGCGCCGCAGCCGGAGACGAGCACGCCGAACTGGCGCTCACCTCGGCCTCTTACCGATTATCTAAGTACATTGCCGGTTATCACGTGGCCGTAGGTGGCGCTCAAGCGATCGTTTTCACGGCGGGAATTGGCGAAAACTCCATTGTCTTCCGCGAGCGCGTCTGCGCTCCGTTGGAAGTTTTGGGTGTTCGGCTCGATCCCGAGCTCAATGCTGTCCGCTCAGGCGAAGTTCGACGAATCTCCACCGAAGACTCCGCAATTACCGTGCTGGTAGCCCCAACGAACGAAGAATCTGCTATCGCTCGGGCAGCAGAAAAGCTCATCCGCGGCTAACACCGCGTGCGGCGCCATCGCTCCCACATGAAGATGGCGCCGCGTTTTTCCTTGCTC
It includes:
- a CDS encoding acetate/propionate family kinase; this translates as MLILVINSGSSSLKYQVLDTATDEVLTSGLVERIGASEIKDHGQALDLVAESVSEILGDREIDGVGHRVVHGGERFSKPVLINPEITRAIERLAPLAPLHNPAAVLGIRAITAKWPHLPQVAVFDTAFHRTMPEHVWRYAVPDELYSRYGVRRYGFHGTSHDLVTGLAADYLGIDRQNFNAVICHLGNGASATAIKNGESVDTSMGYTPLEGLVMGTRSGDLDPSIVTQLVMRGAFTAAELDTILNKQSGLLALAGDADMRAVTEGAAAGDEHAELALTSASYRLSKYIAGYHVAVGGAQAIVFTAGIGENSIVFRERVCAPLEVLGVRLDPELNAVRSGEVRRISTEDSAITVLVAPTNEESAIARAAEKLIRG